From the genome of Candidatus Nezhaarchaeota archaeon, one region includes:
- a CDS encoding GMP synthase, protein MLGLESFDPRRFVEDKVREIKQAIGRRRALVAVSGGVDSSTCAVLTHMAIGDNLVCVMLDDAFMRFSEPERVAEALSRPPLSLPVKIERVQERFLGALEGLRDAEEKRKAFRATFYKVLSEVAKREGCEYLVQGTILADIIETKGGIKTQHNVLEQIGIRTRELYGFKVVEPLASLLKWQVREVARYLKIPPEISERQPFPGPGLSVRVVGEVRADKLAVLKKATVIVEENLAAYRLSQYFAAIIDNRFKVSPSIERIKGIVTGSLRAAEVVSVSLFSDRATGVSDNLRKYGDIVAIKCLSRGEVYTPPLGSLLEAQKAILDADPSAARVLYLVSDVEKDGQYSIVIRAVQTEDFLTAQVANVPWSCLKETAKQILEACPEVSAVYYDITPKPPATIEME, encoded by the coding sequence GTGCTGGGCTTGGAAAGCTTCGACCCTAGGAGGTTTGTTGAGGACAAGGTTAGGGAAATTAAGCAAGCAATAGGTAGACGCAGGGCGCTCGTAGCGGTCTCCGGCGGTGTTGATAGCTCTACGTGCGCTGTCCTCACCCACATGGCCATAGGGGACAACCTAGTCTGCGTCATGCTCGACGACGCCTTTATGAGGTTCAGCGAGCCAGAGAGGGTGGCTGAAGCGCTATCTAGGCCTCCGCTAAGCCTACCGGTTAAAATAGAGCGCGTCCAGGAGCGCTTCCTAGGGGCCCTCGAGGGGCTTAGGGACGCTGAGGAGAAGCGTAAGGCCTTTAGGGCGACGTTCTACAAGGTCTTAAGCGAGGTTGCTAAGAGAGAAGGCTGCGAGTACCTTGTGCAGGGGACTATTCTGGCAGACATAATCGAGACTAAGGGAGGGATAAAGACTCAGCACAACGTCCTAGAGCAGATAGGGATAAGGACACGCGAGCTCTACGGCTTCAAGGTAGTCGAGCCCCTCGCCTCTCTCCTTAAGTGGCAGGTTAGGGAGGTTGCGCGTTACTTAAAGATCCCGCCTGAGATAAGCGAACGCCAGCCATTCCCTGGGCCTGGGCTGTCGGTAAGGGTTGTTGGCGAGGTCAGGGCTGATAAGCTAGCGGTGCTAAAGAAAGCAACCGTGATCGTCGAGGAGAACCTGGCGGCCTACAGGCTAAGCCAATACTTCGCAGCCATAATAGACAACAGGTTCAAGGTTAGCCCCAGCATTGAGAGGATTAAAGGCATCGTCACAGGGTCCTTGAGGGCCGCTGAGGTCGTCTCTGTAAGCCTCTTTAGCGACAGGGCGACTGGCGTAAGTGATAATTTACGCAAGTACGGCGACATAGTTGCCATCAAGTGCTTGAGCAGAGGCGAGGTCTACACGCCACCCCTAGGCAGCCTGCTCGAGGCGCAGAAGGCCATCTTAGACGCTGATCCATCAGCCGCGAGGGTGCTCTACTTAGTCTCAGACGTTGAGAAGGATGGGCAGTACTCTATAGTCATTAGAGCCGTCCAGACGGAGGACTTTTTAACGGCGCAGGTTGCCAACGTCCCCTGGAGCTGCTTGAAGGAGACGGCTAAGCAGATCCTCGAGGCCTGCCCCGAAGTATCGGCCGTGTACTACGACATAACGCCCAAGCCCCCAGCCACAATAGAAATGGAGTAG
- a CDS encoding Xaa-Pro peptidase family protein, with amino-acid sequence MKVVKVDRVDAELYERRLERLQGRLREIGVEAAAIMSAVNVYYFTGTAQRGVLIVPSTGEATLYVIRGFERALKEAYVKCVKVSGLGEVAEKLASLRRIGFEEDRLPVKLHRRLLGDATSIDISDGILELRKVKDGFEQRLLREAAKQCDLALQHAPEVLKEGASCAEITAELEKVLRREGHDGYLDMRSWGDHMPNLVVLPPGDVEPGRITAVSVGVGVSSACPVGSSRRKVGRGDVVWIDVSGRYMGYTSDVTRTFALGRPREEVVEAFRAVEEVYREVLKCLRAGVGTGEVYWRAVELVRRLGFIEGFMGRGDGKVQFIGHGVGLEVDEPPVVGRGDVALREGMALAIEPKIVGPGGWGVGLESTVIVHREACEVLDRAPTELLEV; translated from the coding sequence GTGAAGGTTGTGAAGGTGGACCGCGTGGACGCTGAGCTCTACGAGAGGCGCCTAGAGAGGCTTCAAGGAAGGCTTAGGGAGATAGGCGTAGAGGCCGCCGCGATCATGTCTGCGGTCAACGTATACTACTTCACCGGCACGGCTCAGCGAGGCGTGCTTATAGTGCCATCTACAGGCGAAGCTACGCTCTACGTGATTAGGGGCTTCGAGAGGGCCTTGAAGGAGGCCTACGTTAAGTGCGTGAAGGTCAGCGGGCTAGGCGAAGTAGCTGAGAAGCTGGCCTCGCTAAGGAGAATTGGCTTCGAGGAAGATAGGCTGCCCGTTAAGCTACATAGGAGGCTCCTCGGGGACGCTACGAGCATAGACATCTCTGACGGCATCCTCGAGCTTAGAAAGGTGAAGGACGGCTTCGAGCAGCGCCTACTAAGAGAGGCTGCTAAGCAGTGCGACTTAGCCCTTCAGCACGCCCCAGAGGTACTTAAGGAGGGAGCTAGCTGCGCAGAGATCACAGCTGAGCTTGAGAAGGTTTTGCGTAGAGAAGGCCACGACGGCTACCTAGACATGCGCAGCTGGGGTGACCACATGCCGAACCTCGTAGTCCTACCGCCCGGCGACGTGGAGCCCGGCAGGATAACGGCAGTTAGCGTAGGGGTGGGCGTAAGCTCAGCCTGTCCAGTAGGCTCCTCTAGGAGGAAGGTGGGTAGGGGGGATGTTGTATGGATAGACGTCTCCGGAAGGTACATGGGCTATACGTCGGACGTGACTAGGACGTTTGCTCTAGGTAGACCGAGGGAGGAGGTTGTTGAGGCGTTCAGGGCTGTTGAGGAGGTCTACCGCGAAGTACTGAAGTGCCTAAGGGCAGGCGTAGGCACTGGTGAAGTGTACTGGAGGGCTGTTGAGCTAGTGCGTAGACTAGGGTTTATCGAGGGGTTTATGGGCAGGGGGGATGGGAAGGTGCAATTCATAGGTCACGGAGTAGGGCTAGAGGTCGACGAACCCCCTGTAGTGGGCAGAGGGGACGTGGCGTTAAGGGAGGGGATGGCCTTAGCCATAGAGCCTAAGATAGTAGGCCCAGGGGGCTGGGGGGTCGGCCTAGAGTCTACGGTAATCGTTCATAGAGAGGCCTGCGAAGTCCTAGATCGAGCTCCAACCGAGCTCTTAGAAGTATAG